A section of the Pan paniscus chromosome 11, NHGRI_mPanPan1-v2.0_pri, whole genome shotgun sequence genome encodes:
- the ZBTB43 gene encoding zinc finger and BTB domain-containing protein 43 — protein MEPGTNSFRVEFPDFSSTILQKLNQQRQQGQLCDVSIVVQGHIFRAHKAVLAASSPYFCDQVLLKNSRRIVLPDVMNPRVFENILLSSYTGRLVMPAPEIVSYLTAASFLQMWHVVDKCTEVLEGNPTVLCQKLNHGSDHQSPSSSSYNGLVESFELGSGGHTDFPKAQELRDGENEEESTKDELSSQLTEHEYLPSNSSTEHDRLSTEMASQDGEEGASDSAEFHYTRPMYSKPSIMAHKRWIHVKPERLEQACEGMDVHATYDEHQVTESINTVQTEHTVQPSGVEEDFHIGEKKVEAEFDEQADESNYDEQVDFYGSSMEEFSGERSDGNLIGHRQEAALAAGYSENIEMVTGIKEEASHLGFSATDKLYPCQCGKSFTHKSQRDRHMSMHLGLRPYGCGVCGKKFKMKHHLVGHMKIHTGIKPYECNICAKRFMWRDSFHRHVTSCTKSYEAAKAEQNTTEAN, from the coding sequence ATGGAGCCTGGAACAAACTCTTTTCGGGTAGAATTTCCtgatttttccagcaccattctACAGAAACTGAACCAGCAGCGCCAGCAAGGACAATTATGTGACGTCTCCATTGTTGTCCAAGGCCACATTTTCCGGGCACACAAAGCCGTTCTTGCTGCCAGTTCACCCTACTTTTGTGACCAGGTACTCCTGAAAAACAGCAGGAGAATTGTTTTGCCTGATGTGATGAACCCAAGAGTGTTTGAGAACATTCTCCTATCTAGTTATACAGGACGTCTAGTAATGCCCGCTCCAGAAATTGTTAGTTACTTGACAGCGGCAAGCTTCCTCCAGATGTGGCATGTGGTAGACAAATGCACTGAAGTTTTAGAGGGAAACCCTACAGTCCTTTGTCAGAAGCTAAATCATGGCAGTGACCACCAGTCACCAAGCAGCAGTAGTTATAATGGCCTGGTAGAGAGCTTTGAGCTGGGCTCTGGGGGTCATACTGATTTTCCCAAAGCCCAAGAACTGAGAGATGGTGAAAATGAAGAGGAGAGCACCAAAGACGAGCTGTCATCCCAGCTCACCGAGCACGAATACCTGCCCAGCAACTCGTCCACAGAGCATGACCGCCTGAGCACGGAAATGGCAAGCCAGGATGGGGAGGAGGGCGCCAGCGACAGCGCCGAGTTCCACTACACCCGGCCCATGTACAGCAAGCCCAGCATCATGGCTCACAAACGCTGGATCCACGTGAAGCCCGAGCGCTTAGAACAGGCTTGCGAGGGCATGGATGTGCACGCGACCTACGACGAGCACCAGGTCACAGAGTCCATCAACACCGTGCAGACAGAGCACACGGTGCAGCCTTCGGGAGTGGAGGAGGACTTCCACATCGGGGAGAAGAAAGTGGAAGCTGAGTTTGATGAACAGGCTGATGAAAGCAATTATGATGAGCAGGTGGATTTCTATGGCTCTTCCATGGAAGAGTTTTCCGGAGAGAGGTCAGATGGGAATCTAATTGGGCACAGACAGGAGGCTGCCCTCGCAGCAGGCTACAGTGAGAATATTGAAATGGTAACAGGGATTAAAGAAGAAGCTTCCCACTTAGGATTCTCAGCCACCGACAAGCTGTATCCTTGTCAGTGTGGGAAAAGTTTCACTCACAAGAGTCAGAGAGATCGGCACATGAGCATGCACCTCGGTCTTCGGCCTTACGGCTGTGGGGTCTGCGGTAAGAAATTCAAAATGAAGCACCATCTCGTGGGCCACATGAAAATTCACACAGGCATAAAGCCGTATGAGTGTAATATCTGTGCAAAGAGGTTTATGTGGAGGGACAGTTTCCACCGGCATGTGACTTCTTGTACTAAGTCCTACGAAGCTGCAAAGGCTGAGCAGAATACAACTGAGGCTAACTAA